Below is a genomic region from Paenibacillus pabuli.
TACTGCTCTTTACCTCGGACGGACCGACAGACCACATGCTGCAGGCCGGATCACTGCCGGGGCATCTGGCTACGGTCAATTTTGGCTCAGGGACACAAGGGGCATTTGCCAAGCTGCGCGAATATCAAGCCGAGGAACCGCTGATGTGTATGGAATACTGGAACGGCTGGTTTGATCACTGGGGAGAGTCGCACCACACTCGTGATGCAGAGGATGTAGCTGGTGTATTGGAGGAGATGCTGCGAGAAGGAGCTTCGGTTAACTTTTATATGTTTCATGGCGGAACGAACTTTGGATTCTACAATGGGGCCAATTGTCAGCAGAAGAATCAATATGAACCTACCATTACAAGTTACGATTACGATTCTCCGCTCAGCGAGTCAGGGGAGCCGACAGCGAAATTCCATGCGGTACGTGATCTTATTGCCCGGTACAGCGGCCGCGATATGGGAGAGCTTGTGCTGCCTGAATCAAAGGGTACCTTCGCCTACGGGCAAGTGAAGTTGACGGAACAGGCCGAACTGCTGAAGCAGGTGGACCGGATCTCGTCCCCCGTTCAACGGACTAATCCGGAACCGATGGAGAAGCTCGGTCAGGATTATGGATTTATTTTGTACCAAACCCGAATTTCCGGGCCCAGAGAGCGACAGGAGCTGGTGGTTCAGGAGGTGCATGACCGTGCACTGGTGTTTGTAGATGGGCAATTCCAGGGCGTACTGGAACGCGGAAACACAGCATTATCGGTATCATTTGAAGTGCCTGAAGAGGGCGCGGACATAGCGATCCTTGTTGAAAACATGGGGCGAATCAATTATGGCCCTTATCTCAGAGATCCGAAGGGCATTACGGAGGGGGTACGTCATGGCTTTCAGTTTTTGTTCGATTGGACGATTCATTGTCTGCCGTTGACGGAGTTGTCAGGATTGCAATTCGGCGGAATATCTCCTGAAGTTGAGGGCCCAGCCTTTTACCGGGGGACCTTTCAAGTAAGCGAAGCGAAGGATACCTTTCTGCGTCTGGACAATTGGACGAAGGGCGTCGCTTATGTAAACGGATTCAACCTGGGACGATACTGGGATAAAGGACCTCAAAAAACATGGTATGTACCTGCGCCGCTGCTGCGTCAAGGTGTAAATGAAATCATTTTGTTTGAGCTTCATAAGACGACAGATCCGAGTGTAACTTTTGTGAATAAGGCCGATTTGGGCTAGAAAAAGGAAAAAAGCATAGCAAACGATTATTGAGAATTGTCGTGCCATCCGGAAAAAGGTATACGTTGGGTATGGACATCGACAACAAGAGAGGATGAGGAGAAGTATGAAAGTTGGACTCAGTACGTATAGTCTGCAACAGGCACTGGATCGCAAAGAATTGACCGTGCCGGATGCCATCCGATTTATCGCCGAACAGGGCGGTGAACATGTGGAGATTGTGCCGATGGGATTCAGTTTGATCGACAATCCGGAGTTGATTGATGAAATTAAGAATACCGCAGAAGAAGTCGGAATCGACATTTCCAATTATGCCATTGGTGCAAATTTCGCTGTACAGGAGGATGCCGACGCACTGGAGCAAGAGATTCAAAATGTGATGCGACATGTGGACGTGGCAGCTGCGCTGGGTGTTAAGCTTATGCGTCATGATGTGGCTTTTCGCCCGGCCCTAGAAGGGACTGTAGCGCAGTTTGAGACGGACCTGCCGGTACTGGTGAAGGCCTGTCAGCGAATTGCCGATTATGCAGCAGGTTTCGGGATCACCACGAGTGTGGAGAATCACGGGTACTATGTGCAGTCCAGCGAGCGGATTCAGCGTTTGGTGCATGAGACGGCACGGGAAAATTTCAAAACCACGCTGGATGTCGGTAATTTCCTCTGTGTGGATGAAGATCCGGTGAGTGCCGTGAAAAACAACATTCCATACGCGTCGATTGTGCACGCCAAAGACTTCTACTGGAGATCTTCGTACCGCAATCCCGGTGAAGGCTGGTTCCAAACCTCGCACGGCAATTACCTGCGCGGTGCCATTGTAGGCCATGGCGATATCGACATGCCTGAGGTGTTCCGTGTACTGAAGCAATCAGGATATGACGGATATATTTCGGTTGAATTCGAGGGTATGGAAAATTGCCAAACCGCCTCACGCATTGCGATGGATAACGTTCGCCGCCTATGGGAAGAGGCATAGGGCTGAGTACTTGTTTTAAATAAATGTATCGAATCAAATTCTAAAGAAGGCGTGAGTAACAGAGGGGAAGCTTGGAACTGTAAGAGCGGAAGCGACCGCCTTTGTCTGCGGATTTCAACTGCCAGAGCGGTCGATAAAAGAAATTTGCAGACAACAGCGGCCGAAAGTCCAAGCATTCACCGTCGTTACGTTAAGCCGAATATTATAATTACTTGAGTCAATTCATATGAAAACGATGGAGGGATCAGCACAATGTCCAAATTGAAAGTCGCCGTCATCGGTGCCGGGTCAATATCTGATTGTCACTTGCAAGCCTATGCCAGTAACCCTGACGTTGAGATATACGCCATATGCGACCTGAACGAAGCACGTGCCGCAGACATGGCGAAAAAATATGATGCAACTCATGTATTCACCGATTACAAGGAACTGCTGGCCTTGCCCGAGATCCATTCTGTCAGCATCTGCACATGGAATGATTCCCATGCGGAGATCAGTATTGCTGCACTGGATGCGGGTAAAAACGTGCTGTGTGAAAAGCCGCTCTGCCAAACCGTAGAGGATGCACTCGAAGTGGAGAAAGCCGTTCATCGCAGCGGCAAGCTGCTGCAGGTCGGTTTTGTACGCCGCTATAGTGACAATGCGCAGATTCTGAAGAAGTTCATTGATGCGGGTGAGCTTGGCGAGATTTATTATGCCAAAGCATCTAGCTTGCGTCGCCTCGGAAACCCGGGCGGCTGGTTCTCGGATATCAACCGTTCCGGCGGCGGTCCACTGATTGATATTGGTGTACATGTCATCGATATTTGCTGGTATCTGATGGGCAGACCAAAGGTGAAATCCGTTTCTGCCAACGTGTCCAATCGACTTGGCAATCGTGCCCATATCAAAAATCTGTCATTTTACAAGGCCGCAGACTATGACGCTGAACAGAACACCGTCGAGGATATGGCGAATGCCCTGATTCGTTTCGAGAATGGTGCAAGCCTGCTTGTGGACGTCAGCTTCACGCTTCATGCGAAAGCAGATGAAACCTCGGTCAAACTATATGGTGATAAGGGCGGCGCCGAACTGGAGCCGGAAATCTCGATCATTGGCGAGAAGTTCAACACCATTTTGAACATGACCCCGCAGGTGGATTTCAAATCATTCGATTTTATGGGCTCGTTCCGCAATGAAATCAACCATTTTATCGACAGTACACAGGGCCGCAAGGAAACACTTAGTCCGGTAGAGGATGGCGTCGAAGTAATGAAAATGCTCTGCGCCATCTACGAGTCAGCACGCGAGGGCCGCGAAATTTCACTGTGAAAATGGTTCCGTGATCAGAAGAAGATATCACACTCAAAGTAGTCAGTGTTCACCATGTCCTCACTTGTAAAATTAAACATTTACGCCAAAGCGGGGAGGGTAGAACCAATCTGAAGAGGCACAGTAAAAAACCTTTCTAAAAAGAAGGCTGCTTCGTAACTGTAATCCGAAGATGATACCGCACTCGAAGTGACGAGACTTACTATGCCTTTATTTGTTGAACTGAACGTTTAAGCCAAAACGGAGAGTGCAGAACCAATCTGAAGAAGCGCAGCGTGCGCCTTTATCCCCGGATTTTTATCGATTATAGAGTGAATTCAAAAAAATCCGGGGATAACAGCGATCGGAAGATGGTTCTGCAATCGGAGTGCCAGGGATTAACCTGTGTAGTTTATCTTATATCTAATCCGAAGGAGATGAACGGGATGAGCGAAACCAAAGACGTGGTGCTGGAACAGGAAGAACAGGTCGTTGAAGCCGGGGTACACAATTTTAGCAAAGAGGAAGAATGGGTCAAACCGGAAGATCCGCTGCTCCTTGAGCGGCTGGAGTGGTTCAAGGACCAGAAGCTGGGGCTGATGATGCACTGGGGTCCCTATTCCCAGCTTGGACTTGTGGAGTCCTGGGCACTGAGCGATGAGGATGGCGATTGGTCGCGCGATGACATCGACTGGACAGATGACATGGAGGATTTCAAGCGGGAATATTTCGATCTGAACAAAACCTTTAACCCGATTCGCTTTCAACCTGAAGAATGGGCACAGATGGCAGCAGACAATGGCTTCAAATATTTCCTGTTCACCACCAAGCACCACGACGGTTTCTGCATGTGGGATACCCATACAACCGATTATCGGATCACGGGCAAGGATACCCCGTTTCATACCCATAAATATGCGGACATTTGCAGAGTACTGTTTGACGCTTTTCGGGCCAAAGGGCTTGGCATCTCGGCGTATTTCTCCAAAGCGGACTGGCATACCCCGTATTACTGGGCGCCGGGCATGGAGCGTGGACGTCATATGTGGCGCGGGCCATCGTATGATCCCCACAAGTATCCGTGGCTGTGGGAGAAGTTTGTGGAGTTCACACATGAGCAGATCATGGAGCTGCTGACGAATTACGGCCGGATCGAATGTCTGTGGCTGGATGCCGGTTGGGTACGTGAGGGTCGCCACGGCCAGGATATCCGGCTGGGAGAAGTTGTGGAGAGGGCACGTCAGACAACTCAGCCATGGCTTCTGTCAGCAGACCGCACCGTAGGTGGGCCATACGAGAATATTGTTACCCCAGAGCAGACCATCCCGGAACATCCGATGAATATCCCTTGGGAGAGCTGCATTACGGTGGGCAATTCCTTTGCCTTCGCATTCGATGACCAGTATAAATCGGGGAGACAGCTGGCACATATTTTGCTGGAAGTGGTGTCCAAGGGTGGCAACCTGGCGCTGAATGTTGGACCGCAGCCGGATGGTCGTCTTCCAAAAGGTGCAGTGAGAGGCATCAAGGCACTTGGTGAATGGCTCGCGATTCACGGAGAAGGCATCTATGGAACCCGGATCTGCGGACCTTACTTTACGAAGGATTGGGCCTTTACGCAGAAGGAAGATATCAACACCGTGTACGCCTTCCGTTTATACAGAAACGAGAATGAAGTAGTAGAATCACAAGTCATCATCCCTTATTTGGAAAAGGTAGAGCGAGTCGAACTTGTTGGTACCAATGACGTAATTTCGTATCAGCAGACAGAGAGTGGACTTGTTGTCGATCTGCCACCATCTGCTGTTTCTGGAGCAGCACCGATCACGCATACGTTCAAATTGTTAACAAGTGGGTAGATGGCATGTGAATTCCGGGGGAGCAATCAGGGCCTCCGGGATTTTTGTATTCAAACATATGGAGGTGAATTCCGCATAATAAAGGCGCATAAATGCTTGTGCCGCAAGGGTTTATAGAATATGGAGAGGTGGGAGAAAATTACGAATTGATCAAAAAACACGGTTCCATGTACTATCGAATTAAGAAAGCGCTACCTGATACTATTGCTAACACAGTATGCGCCACAACATCAATATGAGCGAAAAAGAGGATGTTTTAGAGAAGTGAATGTAATGTATTATTACACTTGAGGTGTAGAAGGAGTGACGCAAATGAGTCGAGCTACGGAAAGCATACCCGCCAGCCTGGAACTCCAGCAAAGGAACCATGTGGAGCCCAAAAGGCAGCATCCATTCATCAAAAGCCTCAAGAAGCATTGGGAGCTCTATCTGCTCGTTCTGCCTCCCGTGTTGTATCTGTTGATCTTCAAGTACATCCCTATGGTAGGGGTCCAGATTGCCTTTAAGGATTTTAGTGTAGTCAAAGGAATCTGGGGAAGTCCGTGGGTCGGATTCAAACACTTCGAGGCATTCTTCGAATCCCCGAACTTCTGGCTCCTGATCAAAAACACGATTGGCATCAGCTTTTACTCCCTGATTGCCGGGTTCCCCATTCCGATCCTGCTTGCGCTGGCGCTGAATGAGATCCGGACAGGTTACTTTAAGAAGACCGTCCAGATGGTCACCTATGCTCCGCATTTTATCTCCACGGTCGTGATGGTATCCATTATTATTCTGATGCTGTCCCCGCATGTGGGCGTAGTAGACAAGCTGTTCACACTGCTCGGCTTCCCGATGACCAACTTCATGGGCATCCCGGAATACTTCAAATCGATCTATGTCTGGTCTGGTGTATGGCAGGGCATGGGATATTCATCGATCATATACATCGCTGCCCTTGCTGGTGTTGATCCATCACTGTATGAAGCAGCAAAGATGGACGGCGCTTCAAGACTTCGGAAAATTTGGCATATTGACCTTCCGACGCTCGTTCCAGTCACCGTTATCATGCTGATTCTGAGTTTGGGCAGCATTATGGGCGTTGGCTTCGAAAAAATATATCTGATGCAGAATCCGCTCAACACAAGCGCTTCGGAGGTCATCTCCACGTATGTGTACAAGGTAGGTCTGATCGGTGCGAATTTCAGCTTCTCCTCGGCAGTAGGATTGTTCAACTCCATTATCAACCTGATCCTGCTGATCATCGTCAACGGCATTTCCCGCAAAGTATCCCAGAACAGCTTGTGGTAAAGGAGGAGCTCATCCATGTTCAACCTGTTTAATCGTAACCGGATCAAGGATCCACTCGGTGACCGCATCTTCATGACACTCAACTATATCTTTCTTTTCGCCATACTGTTAACGGTGTTTTACCCCCTTTTGTATATCATCAGCTCTTCATTCAGCTCTTCCCGAGCCGTTACATCCGGTCAGGTGTGGCTGTTCCCGGTGGACTTTAACATCAAGGCATACATTTCCATTTTTAAAAGCCAACAGCTTATGCTCGGTTTCTACAACACGATCATCTATACCGTGGTCGGCACATTCATTAACGTGGCACTGACCGTCATGCTGGCTTATCCTTTGTCACGCAAGTCGTTCTATGGACGAGGAGTCATTATCATTTTCATGATGATTACGATGTTCTTCGATGGCGGTCTGATTCCAACCTACCTCCTGATGAAGGATCTGCATCTGCTGGATACACGCTGGGCGATGTGGCTGCCAGGGGCGCTCGCGGTGTTCCAGGTTATCGTGGCGAGAACGTTCTTCCAGTCTTCCATCCCAGAGGAGCTGGGAGAGGCCGCGGAAATGGATGGATGCCGGGATATCCGATATTTGATCAGCGTTGTTCTTCCATTGTCGAAGCCCATACTGGCAGTCATGACACTCATGTATGCCGTAGGGCACTGGAATGCCTACTTTGATGCCCTGATCTATCTGCGTTCCGAAAAGTTGTTCCCGCTGCAATACGTACTGCGCAACCTGCTCATCCTGAATGCGGCTGATCCGGCGATGCTCGCCAACACCAGTCAACAGATGCGGGATCAGGGCTTCGAGCAGGTATTGAAATATGCACTAATCGTTGTCGCGAGTATTCCAATTTTAATCATGTATCCGTTTGTACAAAAGCATTTTGTCAAAGGGGTCATGGTTGGTTCCCTCAAGGGATAATTCACAGAAATGTTGCCCGGCTGGCCTCTTGAAAGGAGGTGGAAGGAACACGCCGGCTTCCGGGATCGGTTTTAAACGAGTTGCAGTAAACGAGTGGTATGCCGTTTTGAACAAAAAGGAGGAGTCAGATTGAGAAAATCTTGGATTTCGATGTTGTTTCTGGTCTTTGCTTCGATGGCTTTGTTGTCCGCATGCGGTTCATCCGAAGAATCGGGTGCAGGTAGCGACGGTAGCGGCGAGAGCGGTGGCCCTGTAACAATGACTTTCTTTGCCCCGCAAGGCAAAGCGTCCATGGAAGAGAATGAGTTCACCCAATTTATCGAAGACAAGTTCGACGTTACCCTGAAATGGGATCTGGCCCCGACAGACGCATTGCAGGACCGCAGACAATTGCTGCTCGCCAGTGGTGATTATCCCGAAGTGTTCCTTCACGGCAAGTTCACCACCTCAGATCTTCAGAACTATGGAAAACAAGGCGTGTTCCTTCCGCTGCAGGATCTGATTAAGGAATATGGCCCGAATCTGACCAAGATCATGGAAGAGAAACCATATTTCAAAGAAGCGATTACAGCTCCGGACGGCAACATCTATGCCCTGCCAATCTTCAACGAATGTTACCACTGTACGTATGCCCAGAAGTACTGGATCAACACGGAATGGCTCGATAATCTGGGCCTGAAAATGCCAACAACGACGGATGAACTCTACACGGTGCTGAAGGCGTTCAAAGAGCAGGACCCCAACGGCAACGGCAAGGCCGATGAGATTCCACTCACTGGCGCACCGAACAAGTACGTATGGAACGGCAACATTGATGCCTACCTGATGAACAGCTTTATTTACAACGATAACGACAAGTACCTGATTGTGAATGATGGCAAGGTTGATTTTGCGGCAAACAAGGAAGAGTGGAAAAAGGGACTGGAGTACATGCACAAGCTGTACGCGGAAGGTCTGATTGATCCGGCTTCCTTTACGCAAAACGACCAAGCCATTGGACAGCTGGGCAATAAGGAAGGCGACGAAGTGGTCGGCTCCATTACGACGGCGCTAGTTAGCTATCTCGTGAACACTTATGACAAAGATATTACACGTCACCAGCATTGGGAGATCGTTCCCCCATTGAAAGGACCGGATGGCGTACAGACGACAGGTGCTACACAGAGCGTAGGCGAGTTTGAGTTTGCCATCACCAATAAGGCAACAGAAGCCCAGCAGATTGCGGCTATCAAAATTGTGGATTACATGTTCAGTGAAGAAGGTGCGCTGTACGCAGAGTATGGTCCGACGGAAGGCAAGGGATGGAAGAAGGCTGATGCAGATGAGAAAAACATTAATGGTGAGCCTGCCAAATACAGCTACTACAACCTGCCTGAACGGGACCCGAACGTCGTCGTTAACGAAAGCTGGTCGCAGATCGGAGCACATGACTTGTCCAACACGTTCCGCAACCTGTTTGCCGAAGGTCAAAATCCATTAGAGGCAGAAGGCTACGGTACCCGTCTGGCTCAAGCGACCAATGTGTATGAACCATATGCACCAAAAGAAGTATACCCGGCGAACGTATTTATTCGTCCGGAGGATACCGAATCGGCTGCACAGCTCACCACCGCAATCAAGGATTACGTGCAGACCAATATGGCGCAGTTCATTATCGGCAGCAAAAGCATCGATAAGGAATGGGATTCATATGTCAAAGGCTTCGATGGACTGGGACTCAGCAATTACCTTGAGATCTACCAGCGTGCAATTGAGAAGGATC
It encodes:
- a CDS encoding carbohydrate ABC transporter permease codes for the protein MFNLFNRNRIKDPLGDRIFMTLNYIFLFAILLTVFYPLLYIISSSFSSSRAVTSGQVWLFPVDFNIKAYISIFKSQQLMLGFYNTIIYTVVGTFINVALTVMLAYPLSRKSFYGRGVIIIFMMITMFFDGGLIPTYLLMKDLHLLDTRWAMWLPGALAVFQVIVARTFFQSSIPEELGEAAEMDGCRDIRYLISVVLPLSKPILAVMTLMYAVGHWNAYFDALIYLRSEKLFPLQYVLRNLLILNAADPAMLANTSQQMRDQGFEQVLKYALIVVASIPILIMYPFVQKHFVKGVMVGSLKG
- a CDS encoding Gfo/Idh/MocA family protein, encoding MSKLKVAVIGAGSISDCHLQAYASNPDVEIYAICDLNEARAADMAKKYDATHVFTDYKELLALPEIHSVSICTWNDSHAEISIAALDAGKNVLCEKPLCQTVEDALEVEKAVHRSGKLLQVGFVRRYSDNAQILKKFIDAGELGEIYYAKASSLRRLGNPGGWFSDINRSGGGPLIDIGVHVIDICWYLMGRPKVKSVSANVSNRLGNRAHIKNLSFYKAADYDAEQNTVEDMANALIRFENGASLLVDVSFTLHAKADETSVKLYGDKGGAELEPEISIIGEKFNTILNMTPQVDFKSFDFMGSFRNEINHFIDSTQGRKETLSPVEDGVEVMKMLCAIYESAREGREISL
- a CDS encoding ABC transporter permease, which produces MSRATESIPASLELQQRNHVEPKRQHPFIKSLKKHWELYLLVLPPVLYLLIFKYIPMVGVQIAFKDFSVVKGIWGSPWVGFKHFEAFFESPNFWLLIKNTIGISFYSLIAGFPIPILLALALNEIRTGYFKKTVQMVTYAPHFISTVVMVSIIILMLSPHVGVVDKLFTLLGFPMTNFMGIPEYFKSIYVWSGVWQGMGYSSIIYIAALAGVDPSLYEAAKMDGASRLRKIWHIDLPTLVPVTVIMLILSLGSIMGVGFEKIYLMQNPLNTSASEVISTYVYKVGLIGANFSFSSAVGLFNSIINLILLIIVNGISRKVSQNSLW
- a CDS encoding glycoside hydrolase family 35 protein, whose translation is MAVLTYQGSQFMYDNKPIQILSGAIHYFRVVPEYWEDRLLKLKACGFNTVETYVPWNFHEPQPGQYRFEGMADLERFIQIAGDVGLYVIVRPSPYICAEWEFGGLPSWLLADDAIRLRCDDELFLANVDRYYDVLLPKLQPLLSTQGGPIIAMQIENEYGSFGNDASYLKYLRDGMVRRGIDVLLFTSDGPTDHMLQAGSLPGHLATVNFGSGTQGAFAKLREYQAEEPLMCMEYWNGWFDHWGESHHTRDAEDVAGVLEEMLREGASVNFYMFHGGTNFGFYNGANCQQKNQYEPTITSYDYDSPLSESGEPTAKFHAVRDLIARYSGRDMGELVLPESKGTFAYGQVKLTEQAELLKQVDRISSPVQRTNPEPMEKLGQDYGFILYQTRISGPRERQELVVQEVHDRALVFVDGQFQGVLERGNTALSVSFEVPEEGADIAILVENMGRINYGPYLRDPKGITEGVRHGFQFLFDWTIHCLPLTELSGLQFGGISPEVEGPAFYRGTFQVSEAKDTFLRLDNWTKGVAYVNGFNLGRYWDKGPQKTWYVPAPLLRQGVNEIILFELHKTTDPSVTFVNKADLG
- a CDS encoding alpha-L-fucosidase; the protein is MSETKDVVLEQEEQVVEAGVHNFSKEEEWVKPEDPLLLERLEWFKDQKLGLMMHWGPYSQLGLVESWALSDEDGDWSRDDIDWTDDMEDFKREYFDLNKTFNPIRFQPEEWAQMAADNGFKYFLFTTKHHDGFCMWDTHTTDYRITGKDTPFHTHKYADICRVLFDAFRAKGLGISAYFSKADWHTPYYWAPGMERGRHMWRGPSYDPHKYPWLWEKFVEFTHEQIMELLTNYGRIECLWLDAGWVREGRHGQDIRLGEVVERARQTTQPWLLSADRTVGGPYENIVTPEQTIPEHPMNIPWESCITVGNSFAFAFDDQYKSGRQLAHILLEVVSKGGNLALNVGPQPDGRLPKGAVRGIKALGEWLAIHGEGIYGTRICGPYFTKDWAFTQKEDINTVYAFRLYRNENEVVESQVIIPYLEKVERVELVGTNDVISYQQTESGLVVDLPPSAVSGAAPITHTFKLLTSG
- a CDS encoding sugar phosphate isomerase/epimerase family protein, with translation MKVGLSTYSLQQALDRKELTVPDAIRFIAEQGGEHVEIVPMGFSLIDNPELIDEIKNTAEEVGIDISNYAIGANFAVQEDADALEQEIQNVMRHVDVAAALGVKLMRHDVAFRPALEGTVAQFETDLPVLVKACQRIADYAAGFGITTSVENHGYYVQSSERIQRLVHETARENFKTTLDVGNFLCVDEDPVSAVKNNIPYASIVHAKDFYWRSSYRNPGEGWFQTSHGNYLRGAIVGHGDIDMPEVFRVLKQSGYDGYISVEFEGMENCQTASRIAMDNVRRLWEEA
- a CDS encoding ABC transporter substrate-binding protein; translated protein: MRKSWISMLFLVFASMALLSACGSSEESGAGSDGSGESGGPVTMTFFAPQGKASMEENEFTQFIEDKFDVTLKWDLAPTDALQDRRQLLLASGDYPEVFLHGKFTTSDLQNYGKQGVFLPLQDLIKEYGPNLTKIMEEKPYFKEAITAPDGNIYALPIFNECYHCTYAQKYWINTEWLDNLGLKMPTTTDELYTVLKAFKEQDPNGNGKADEIPLTGAPNKYVWNGNIDAYLMNSFIYNDNDKYLIVNDGKVDFAANKEEWKKGLEYMHKLYAEGLIDPASFTQNDQAIGQLGNKEGDEVVGSITTALVSYLVNTYDKDITRHQHWEIVPPLKGPDGVQTTGATQSVGEFEFAITNKATEAQQIAAIKIVDYMFSEEGALYAEYGPTEGKGWKKADADEKNINGEPAKYSYYNLPERDPNVVVNESWSQIGAHDLSNTFRNLFAEGQNPLEAEGYGTRLAQATNVYEPYAPKEVYPANVFIRPEDTESAAQLTTAIKDYVQTNMAQFIIGSKSIDKEWDSYVKGFDGLGLSNYLEIYQRAIEKDQ